One Kwoniella dejecticola CBS 10117 chromosome 11, complete sequence DNA segment encodes these proteins:
- a CDS encoding translation machinery-associated protein 22: MAAIATAGPSTKPITPHYCAICSLPTEYCEFGPSFSKCKTWLEGEDQDEYERLWGEGNLAARIGTLSVEKQEKIEADAAKAEKKAAKKAEAEAKKKGETKIIIKRSERTKRKHQTHIQNLELFGIDLKKAAKLFAGKFATGSSVSKIPGGGEEIVIQGDVGDDIVEMLKAQVGVLKGAPADQVTRVEVKKKKAEEEEPAA, encoded by the exons ATGGCAGCCATAGCAACAGCAGGACCATCTACCAAGCCCATCACGCCGCATTACTGCGCGATATGTTCCCTCCCAACCGAGTATTGCGAATTCGGTCCGTCCTTCTCAAAGTGTAAAACATGGTTGGAAGGGGAGGATCAAGACGAGTACGAGAGATTATGGGGTgagg GCAATCTGGCCGCTCGGATCGGTACTCTATCAGTagaaaagcaagagaagatcgaagcgGATGCTGCgaaagccgagaagaaggctgctaagaaagctgaagctgaagcaaagaagaagggcgagaccaag atcatcatcaagcgatcTGAGCGTACTAAGAGGAAACATCAAACGCATATCCAGAACTTGGAATTATTCGGAATTGACCTGAAAAAGGCTGCTAAGCTTTTCGCAGGCAAATTCGCTACTGGTTCAAGTGTGTCCAAGATCcctggaggaggggaagagattGTTATCCAAGGTGATGTGGGAGATGATATA GTCGAGATGCTCAAAGCTCAAGTCGGGGTATTGAAAGGTGCTCCGGCGGACCAAGTGACAAGG GTCGAAgtcaagaaaaagaaggcggaagaggaagaacccGCTGCCTAA